TTCCTGTTCTTCACCGGATCATGCGCGCGTTCGTCCTCGCGCTGGACCGGCGTCATCGGGGTCGCCACGGCGCGCGAGGGCGCAACCTCCGGCTGGACCTTGCTGCCGCCGGTGCTCAACGCGGCCGGGCTGAACAACGAGCTGGAACGTCCGCACATGCGCGCGGTGGATGGCCTTTACTACCTGTTCTGGTCGACGCAGGGCAAGGTCTTCGCCGAGGACGGCGCGGCCGGGCCGACCGGTCTTTATGGCGCGGTGGCGCCGACCCCGCTGGGACCGTTCACGCTGCTCAACGGGACGGGGCTGGTTGCGAGCGTACCCGAGCAATGCCCCGCGCAGGAATACAGCTGGTGGGTCATGAACGATCTGCAGGTGATCGGTTTCGCCGATTATCCGGGCATCGACGACATGGCGTCGATCACAGAGGCCAGCCAGCGCCGAGCCCATTTCGCCGGCTATCCCGCGCCGTTCTTCCGGGTCGCGCTGGATGGCGCGACATCGCGGGTCATTGCCTGAGCGACAACGGTCTGGGCGATACTGGCCCGTTCAGCTCGATCCGCGCACGATCAAGCGGGGCTCGATTTGCTGCGATGCGGTTTCTTCTCCGCCGATGCGCCGCAGCAGGGTTTCAGTCAGCAGCTGCGCGCCGTGGCGCAATTGCTGGTCGATGGTGCTGAGCGGGGGCGACATATGCTCGCCGATCGGCAAGCCGTCATAGCCGATGACCCGGACGTCGTCCGGCACGCGCCGCCCCAGATCGCGCAACGCGCGGATGACGCTGATCGCGGTGACGTCGGAACCGGCGACGATTCCGTCCGGCATCTCCGACAGGGTCTCAAGTTTCTGCCTTACATCCGCGTAGGCGGCATCGGGCTCGAAGTGCGTCGGAAGTTCCTGCAACGGGGGCAGACCCGCTTCCAGCACGGCCATGCGGGCGCCATCGATGCGTTCACCAAACTCCGAGCCTTCCACCGGCCCGGCATAGGCGATGCGGCGGCAACCGCGCTCGACGAGGTGCATGGCCGCCAGCCGCCCGCCCAGACGGTTGTCCGATCCGATCGAACAGTGATGCTGGCCCGGCGAATGGCCGCCCCACACCACCATCGGGCGATAGCGGCGCGAAACGGTCTCGATGATATGGAACTGGTCCGACTGGCCGACGACGATGATCCCGTCGACCCGGCCGCTCGCGATGAAGCGGTCCATCCAGCGGTCGTTGCGTGGCAGCACGCGCGACAGCAGCATGTCGTATCCGTTCTCGGCGAAGGCATCGGCGAGAAAGCCGGTCATCGTGTTGAAGAACGGGTCCGACAGGTGCTGCAGCGCTTCGTGCCCCAGCGGCACGAGCACGCCGATCGTCATGGTGCGCTGCGTGCGCAGGTTGCGGGCGGCGATATTGGGCTGGTAGCCCAGCTTTTCGGCGAGCGCGGAGATGCGCTTGCGCGTTTCGTCGCTGACGCGGCCCGACCCCGTGAGCGCGCGCGAGGCCGTGGCCGTGGACACGCCGGCCAGTTCGGCGAATTCCTTGAGATTCTTGACGCTGACCATCTGATCCTTCGTGTCCCGGCTCCAAGCCTTCAGGCAGAAGCCTTCGATGCCCCGGAGCCACACCTACACGGGGTTGCGCAACCGGCCAATGGCCTGCTCCGCCTCACCGCAGGCTGGCACGCTCGGCCGCATCGCTTTCCCCATCCATGCGTGGCGATCCGTCCAGACGCAGCGAGGGGAAGCTGCCGGCCGAAACCGCCCGCCATTGCGGCAAGGCATCCGTATCAGGCGAGCCGGTAGCCGCGAACGCCAGCAGCGCGCCCGACATGCTGGCGGCCAGTTGCCGTGCCTCGTGCCCTCCCCCGGTCATCGACGCGCACGTCCCGGCATTGCCGAACCAGAAGGGAATATCGAGGCAATGAAACGCCATCGGCCGCCCATCAAGGATCGGCGTCTGCCAGGTGAACCAGAACAGGTAGGCCGCATCGGCCCCGGACGCGATGCGCCGCCGCGCCTGATCGATCACCGCTTGCCGGATCGGCGCCGTGGCGATCCGCGACCAGAGCGCGAAAGGCGCGGCATCGGGCGTCGCCCTTCGGAAGGCCTCCACCACCGGTCCGGCGCGGCCAGGCGCAAACGTCTCGACCCGGGCGCGCAGGCTTTCGGCATCCATGGCGTTCGCATCGGGATTGTTGATGCCGGTCACGAACTCGTTCAGCGTCGATCCGATGATCAGCGGCACATCGGGCGTGGTCCGGGGGATGGCCGGATCGACCGCGTCGGCCAGGATCGTCCTGCCATCGACGACCGGCGCGAAGTTCAGCATCTGCGGAAGGCGGCGGACGTCGAGGAAACCATCGAACGACGGGTTGATCCTGGCGGCCACACGCTCGGCGGCGGCGCGCAACGAGGTATAGGGCATGGCCTGAAGCGCCGCGAGATCGCCCTTGCGCACGCCCAGTTCCTGCAACAGGAGCGCCGATAGACGGGCGGCGCGTTCCGGCGTGTTGAACTGCGCGAAAGAGCCGCTGAAAATGGCGGCACGGTGGAACAGGCCGCGCGCCGCCGGCATTCCCATCAGCGCGCTCACCTTGGCCCCGCCGCCGGACTGGCCGAACACGGTGACGCGCGCGGGATCGCCCCCGAACTCCGCGATGTTGTCCTTCACCCAGCGCAGCGCTGCCACGATGTCCAGCATCCCGGCGTTGGCCGAATCCCGCAGGTCTTCGCTCCAGGTGGAAAGATCGAGAAAGCCAAGGACATTGAGGCGGTGATTGAGCGTGACGACCACGGCTTCGCCGGTGCGTGCCAGATTTTCGCCATCGAAAGCGGGAATGTCATGCCCCGAACCGGCCGCAAAACCGCCACCGTGAAGCCATACGAGCACCGGCCGGCGCGCGTCGTCGCATCCGGCGGTCCACAGGTTGAGGCGCAGGCAGTCTTCATCCTCCACCGCATCGTTCCAGCGGAAGATGAAGGCTTCCTCGTCGTTGAACCGTCCGGTTCCCTTGTCCTGCGGCGCGATCGGGCCGTAGTGCAACGTGGAGCGAACGCCCTGCCACGGTTTGACCGGCTGCGGGGGCTGGAAGCGGTTTGCCCCGCCGGTGGACGCGGCATAGGGCACGCCCTTGAACATCAGGACGCCGCCCTGGCAATAGCCACGGATTCGTCCGCCGGTGGTATGCGCCGTAACACGCGCCGGGTCGGTCGTGATCCCGTCGTCGGGAGCCATCCCGTGCATGGCCCTTTCGCCTCTCCCGGCGGCAGAAGCAGCCGCTGGCGCGGAGCCAAGCACCAGGCCGGCCGCCGCGCCCTTGATCAATCCCCGACGATCGAGTCCCTCGCTGGTGTCATCACGCCGCGCCATGGCTGTGGCTCCCGCACCGGAACGGCGGCACCTTCTCCCGCAGGAGCCGGTGCCGCGGCGTCTCCGGTCAGTTGGTATTGAGGCGGAACGTCACGCCGATCGTGCGCGGGCGCGGCCCCGCGAGCAGCGTGGGGCCGTTCGCCGAGGTCGGTCCGCGCAGGTCGGAGAGATTATCGCCGAACAGACGCACCTCGTAGCGGTCGAACCGCACGCCGATGCTCGCTTGATAGAGCTCATACGGGTTGATCTCGTTGACCGTGGCGTCGCCAAGGCGCGACCGGCCCACGAACGTCGCGGAGCTGGTCGCAAAGAGCACCGCATGGCCGATGTCATGCTCGTAGGTGGCGTCCAGGCGGAAGTTGTGCGTCGGCGTGTTGAGCAGGCGCAAGCCATTGGCAATCCGCGGATCGGCTCCCGAAAAGGCGGGCAGGACGCGCGTGAACTTGGAATTGTTGACGTTGCCGATGGCGTTCAGCGTAAGCCCCCGCAGCGGGGTGCGCCAGGACAGTTCCATGTCGATGCCCTGCGCCTTGCCGTCGCCCAGATTGGCGAAGGCGGACAGGCCGATCGAGGTGTTGAAGGCGCTCTGGATGTTCGTGTACTTGATGTCGTAGAGGCTGACGGCCACGTGCAGCGCGCCATCCAGCAGCGATCCCTTGGTCCCCACTTCCAGGTTGCGCAGCTTGTCCGGTGTCAGCGAGATGCTGCTCGGCACGCCATCGGCGATCACCGCGTCGGCCTGCGCCTTCGATTGCAGGATGCCGCTGCGGAAACCGGTGCCCGCGTTGAAGAACAGCATCCAGTTCGGCGAAGGATTGATCGCCAGGTTCGCCCGCCAGGTCAGCGCATCGGGCGTAGCCTTGCTGGTCACGCCCACCCCGTTCGAAACCGAATCCGACGAACGGTGATCCTTGAAGTAGCGCAGCCCGACGAGCGGGACGACCTTTCCGCCGAACAGCTCGTAGCTCACTTCCGAAAAGACCGCCGCGTTTTCGGTCTTGGTGATCGTCCGCCCGTTCAGCGCGAGCGTCGGGAACGTCAGATTGAACGTATAGAGACTGCGCGCGTTCTGGTAGTACACGCCCGCGACGCCCTTGAACGGGCCGGCCCCGTTGGTCGCGAGACGCAGTTCGTTGACGAAGCTGCGCGCATCGCCGCCGTTGTTCAACACACCGATGCCCAGCGGCGCGCCAAGGTTGAGCCCTACCTGGAAACCGCCGGGCAGCGACTTCTGGTACGACGTCGCGTTGGTCAGCGTGAAATCGCCGATCTCGCGCTCGATCGTGTTCGAGACATACCACGCGCGCCGGCGGTCATAGCCGACCACATCGCCCTGGTACGCGGCGTAGGGCGGATCGAGCGAGTTGATCACGTTGAGGTACTTCTGGTCCGTGCTGAAGTACCAGCCCCGCGCGCGCACTGTCGTCAGTTCGTCCGGCTTCCACAGCAGCACCGCCTGGATGTCCTTGGAGATGACGTAGTTGGCGTCCTTCTCGCGCGGGGTGCCGGTCGGCGCGCCCGAATAGATGTCCGCGGTGCCCGCGCGACGGTCGTAGCCACCGCTGATGCGCAGTGCGAGCTTGCCCGGTACCAGCGGAACCGAAAAGGCGCCTGCCCCGCGATAGTTGGGATCGCCCGCCTCGCGCGTGCCCGAAAGCTCCAGCTCGCCCGCGTAGGTGATCTTCTCGAGATCGGGATTCTTGGTGTGGTAGATGATCGTGCCGGCCGACGAACCAAGCCCGTAAAGCGTGCCCTGCGGCCCGCGCAGGACTTCCACGCGATCGATGTCGAAATACTGGACCGGCGGTGCCGCCTGGTTGTTCGGCACACCGAACGGTGTGTCATCGAGGTAGTAGCCGATCAGGCCATCGCCGATCGGGCCGCCCGCGCCCGAGCCACGGAACGAGAAGATGCGATAGCCGGCACCGATTTCCTGTGCCTGCGATGCGCCGGGGATCAACTGGATCAGGTCCGCACCGTCGCGCACGTTGCGCTGCTTCAGCGTATCGCCGCTGAACGCCTGGATGGCGAGCGGCACCTTGTCGAGCCGGACCGAGCCGGACTTCAGCGCGGTAACGACGATTTCCTCCGCGCTGGGCGCATCGCTCGCCTTGTCGGCGGCGGTTTCCTGCGCGTGCGCGGGAGCAACCCCGCAAGCCGCTATCGCCGCGGCACACAGCAGACGTGTGTGGAGAAACTGGATATGCCGGTGAGCCTTCATTGTACCCTCCCTTGTTTTGCAGTTGAGTAATCGATTACGCATTTGATGTCAAACCATGCACGGAAGCGGAACGCCCCTGCGACCGCTATGTCCCGGGCCGGTCCCCACTCGCCTTCAGGAAAGCGGCCCCCAGGGCGAGCTTCCACGAAGCAGTGAACGTCCGGGCCGCGCGGGATGCCGGCGCGATGAAATCGAAACCGTGGTAAGCGCCGGGAACGACCAGCATCTGCGTCGGAACGCCCTGCCGGATCAGCGCCTGCGCATAGGCGATATCCTCGTCGACGAACAAGTCGATCGCGCCGACGCCAATGAACGCCGGCGGCAGACCGGCCAGGTTCTCCACCCGCGCCGGCACCGCGCCCGGCGGAACCGAGGCCATGCCGGCGGGCTGCCCCAGCAGGCTGGTCCAGCCGACCACGTTGCCCGCCTCGTTCCAGCCGATCGTTCCGATGAACGGCGGAACATGCCGGGTGCTGCCGGTGCGATCATCGAGCATCGGATAGATCAGAACCTGAAAACACAGCGGCACGCTCGCCCGATCGCGCGCAGCGATCGCCAGCATGGCCGCAAGCCCGCCCCCCGCGCTTTCTCCCTTGATCGCAATGCGATCCCGATCAACGCCCAGCTCCTCGGCATTGCCGTGCAACCATACCAGCGCCGCGTGACAATCCTCGAGCGGGCCGGGAAACCGCGTCTCGGGCGAAAGGCGATAGTCGACTTCCACCACCACGCAATCCAGTTCCTCGGCGAGGGCTTGCGATGCAGGAAAGGTGTCCTCCATCCGGCCCACTATGAAGCCGCCGCCGTGGATATGCAGCACCGCCGGTCGCAGCACGCCATCGCGCCGCGCCCCGATCACCGCGACGCCGACATCCGGCTGGCCTTGCGCACCGGGCACCCGCCGAAGCTCGACCGCCGGCGCGGGCGACGGCAGCGCGGCGGGTGGGGGCGGCGCTTTCGCCCGCATTCCAAGGATCGCCTTGTGATCGAGCGGATCGGGCAACGGGCGGGAAAGGATCAGCTTCGCGCCTTCACGAAGTTCCGGATCGACCATCGCCAGTCCGTCCGAATCGGTGCTTGCGATCCCGGAACGGGCCACCGCCTGGCCAGCGCCGGCCGTCAACATTGCCGGTGCAGCCGCCGCTCCCAGCGCGGCGATGCCGAACGTTCTGCGCGTGAAATCCACCAGCCATCCTCTCTGTCGCTCGCTCCTTCAACCGGAAGCGCACTTTGCGTAATCGATTTCTTACACCTTGCGATCGATAATGCAATCGATTACGCATACTTTCATCGGATAGCGCAGGAGAGGAACGAGCGCATGACCAGACCGACAAGGGGTGCAAACCCTATGCTACGCGCGATCGTGGCGCTGCTGGCTTTCCTCCAGGGTCCGCCCTTGCTCCACGCGCAAGAGACCGCGCCCCCGCAAGTCCGCGTCGAGGACGACGGAACGGTCCACGTTCCCGCAATGACAGTGCCGGTATCGGCGATGCTCAGCCCGGAAGCGAAGCGCTATGTCGCCGATCATCTGAAGGCGATGCAGAATCCGGAACAGGTCCGCCAGAACAACGGCGTCCCGGTGTTCATGGAGCCTTACCTTACCGAAGCCAAATCGACGTTCGCCTATGACATGACCGAACGCACGCTCGGCGGCGTCCGCGTGTTCGACTATGCGCCCAAGGCTGGCATTGCCGCCAAGAACGCGCGCCGCGTGCTGATCAACCTGCACGGCGGCGGCTTCATGGGCTGCTTCCCGGCCTGCGCCGAACTCGAATCCATTCCGGTGGCGGCGCTAGGCCAGGTGCGCGTGGTTTCCGTCGATTACCGCCAGGGGCCGGCCTACCGGTTCCCCGCCGCCAGCGAGGACGTGGCACAGGTCTATCGCGAACTGCTGAAAAGCTATCCCGCCGCGAACATCGGCATCTACGGTTGCTCGGCCGGCGGCATGCTGACGGGCATGGCGACCGCTTGGTTCCAGAAGCATGACCTGCCAAGGCCAGGCGCGGTTGGCATCTTCTGCGCCGGCCTTACCACCTCGGCGAACGGCTTCGGGGGCGATGCGGACTATATGACGGCCGCTGTCGGCGAAGCGCGTCCGGCCCCGAAATGGCCCGCCAGCACCGATGCGCCATGGACCGCACTGCCCTACTTCGCCGGCGCCGATCCCAAGGACCCGCTCGTGTCGCCCGGATCGTCTGACGAGGTGCTGCGGCAGTTTCCGCCCACGCTGATCATCACCGCGACGCGCGGCTTCGAGTTGAGCTCCGCCGTCAAGACGCACAGCCGCATGGTGGCTCTGGGCGTGGATGCCGACCTTCATGTCTGGGAAGGCCTGTTCCACGGCTTCTTCTACAAGCCGAACATGCCGGAATCACGCGAAGCCTATGACGTGATGCTGAAGTTCTTCGACAAGCATCTCGGGCAATAGGCGCCCCCGCGATCAGGCCTGCGCGCCAAAGGCGGCGTGCAGGCTCGATTTCCAGGCTTGGGTGAACTCGCGCGAAACGCGGGCCTGCGGCACCACGAAATCGAAGGCGTGAAAGGCGCCGGGCGTGACGTGGACCCGCGTGGGCACCCCGGCCGCGATCAACCGCCGCGCGAAATCGAGATCTTCCTCGACGAACAGGTCCAGCGCGCCCACGCCGATGAAGGAGGAGGCCAGCCCCTCCACGTCGGCAACGCGCGCCGGGACGCTGTTTTCAGGCACTTTGGCCGATCCTGCGGGAACGCCGAGAAAGCAGGACCACCCGAACCGGTTCGCCTGAGCCGACCAGCCGACCGTGCCAATATGTGGCGGCGCGGTTCGCGTTGATCCCGTGCGGTCATCGAGCATCGGATAAAGCATGACAAGGTGGCAGACGCGCACCTTGCCGCGATCGCGCGCCATAAGCCCGACCAGCGCGGCAAGCCCTCCGCCCGCGCTTTCCCCCATCACGGCGATCCGTGCGGGATCGATGCCGAGCGGACCGGCATTCGCCGCCATCCATTCGAGCACGGCATAGTTGTCGAGCACAGGACCGGGGAACGGCGTTTCCGGCGCCAGGCGATAATCGACGTTGACCACCACAGCATCGAATTCCGCCGACAGCATCTGGCAAAACGCGGTCATGTTGCGCGCCCGACCGGAAATCATGCCCCCGCCATGGATGTGGAGAATAGCCGGGCGGCCCGCGCCGGAAGGCTTCGCGCCAATGACCTCGACCGCGACATCGGGCGCCCCGGCCGGGCCGGGGATCGTCCGCAACGCCACGGAGGGTGCGGGCGCATCGAGGAGCGGCGGGGGAGCCCACGAGGCCCGCATCGCTGGCAACGTCTCGCGCGTGGGTGGTGGGAACGTCTGGCGCAACATCCCGCGCGCCGCTTTGCGCAGCTCGGGATCGAACAGGTCCACGGGGTCCGGCCCGCTCTGCGCCAGCGCGCGCGTGAAGCCCGCGCTCTGCGCGACAAGGCCCGTCCCCAGACAGGCGGCGCCCCAAAACAGATCTCTGCGAGTGAACTGCAAGCAAACCTCCCACACCGGACTGGATCGATAGCACAGCAGGCTTCTCGCCGGAACTCGGCGCGAGCAGCCATGACATCCCTGCGGTGGATAGGGGCCTAACCACGGGCAACGCTCGCTACCGGGGCGGCAAGGCGACGAAAGCCGGATTCAATAATTTGACAAAAATAGTTTTTCGTCACATTTCTACTTAGGGTCGCGCCAAGGCGGCACGGGGAGAGAGAGGAATGGTCGACGATAGCGCGCTCGCTGCAAGCCGGGCGATTACCGGGGCAACGCAGGGCGGAAACGACGAGAAAGTCGCCGAACGGCTCAGGGCCTTTCTGAACCGGCAAGCGGCGCTCGGCGGAAACATCGGTGCGATCCGGATCGACGCGGGGCGCCGTTCGGCCGGCGCCTCCAGCGGGACGATCCTTTTCGACGCCGACATTGAGGGCGAAAACCAGCCGCCGCTGCGGCTCGTGTTCCGTTACGATCTTGGTGGCGCGTTCTTCAGCCAATATTCGTTGCCGCCCCAATTCGCGATCATGCATGGCCTGCACGCGCGCGGGCTTCCGGTTCCGAAAGCGCTCTGGCTCGACGCCGATGGCGCGGTGAACGGCAAGCCCGGATTGTTCATGGAACGGATCGAGGGGATCGCGCCAAGCACGATGCCGTTCAACGAAGGCCCCTATATGGCCGTGGACGCGGCCGGGCGGCACGCCATGCTGCTCGAAGCGGCGCGGACGCTGGCGCGGATACACGCGACCTCTCCCGATGGCCTCGCCGACGCGCATTTCGCACAGCGCGGCGGCGATGGTTCTTATCTGGATCGCGAGATCGGCTGGACACTGACCGAGCTGCGGCGAACGATCCCTCCTGCAGCGCAGGATGCAAAGGCGGATTTCTACCGCGACATTCGCGAAACACTGGAGTCGGTCGCCGACTGGCTGACGGCGCACGCGCCGCGCCACCGCGCCCCGGAACTGGCGCACGGCGACGCGAACATATCGAACTTCATGTACGGCGAGGACGGCAGGGTCGTGGCGCTGCTCGACTGGGAACTGGCGCATCATGGCGTCGGCGAAGCCGATCTTGCCTATCAGATCGCCGGGATCGCGCATTTCGCGCTGCTCGCGCCGCCCGTCGATGGCATTCCGACGCCCGACGAGATGATCGCGGCCTACCGGCATGCGCGCGGAAAGCTCGACGACTGGGCGTTCGCGCACGTTCTGGGCGAGTGGCGCCTCGCGGTCTTCGCCGCGATGGGCATGAGCCGCCTGCCCCCTGAACTCGAAGACGTCGAACGCACCTATTGGACCGCCACGCGCAAGCGGCTCGCGGCGCTGGTCCCGGGGATCGGCGCATGATCCCCGCCGGGGACATCATCGTCCTGCCGGTCGAGGACGAATGGCCGCACGCCCCCGAACCCGACGCGCATTGGCAGGAAAGCGTGGTTCTCTGCTTTCAGGACATCGAGCAGGAATTGGGCGGCTT
This window of the Novosphingobium sp. EMRT-2 genome carries:
- a CDS encoding phosphotransferase family protein gives rise to the protein MVDDSALAASRAITGATQGGNDEKVAERLRAFLNRQAALGGNIGAIRIDAGRRSAGASSGTILFDADIEGENQPPLRLVFRYDLGGAFFSQYSLPPQFAIMHGLHARGLPVPKALWLDADGAVNGKPGLFMERIEGIAPSTMPFNEGPYMAVDAAGRHAMLLEAARTLARIHATSPDGLADAHFAQRGGDGSYLDREIGWTLTELRRTIPPAAQDAKADFYRDIRETLESVADWLTAHAPRHRAPELAHGDANISNFMYGEDGRVVALLDWELAHHGVGEADLAYQIAGIAHFALLAPPVDGIPTPDEMIAAYRHARGKLDDWAFAHVLGEWRLAVFAAMGMSRLPPELEDVERTYWTATRKRLAALVPGIGA
- a CDS encoding TonB-dependent receptor, with protein sequence MKAHRHIQFLHTRLLCAAAIAACGVAPAHAQETAADKASDAPSAEEIVVTALKSGSVRLDKVPLAIQAFSGDTLKQRNVRDGADLIQLIPGASQAQEIGAGYRIFSFRGSGAGGPIGDGLIGYYLDDTPFGVPNNQAAPPVQYFDIDRVEVLRGPQGTLYGLGSSAGTIIYHTKNPDLEKITYAGELELSGTREAGDPNYRGAGAFSVPLVPGKLALRISGGYDRRAGTADIYSGAPTGTPREKDANYVISKDIQAVLLWKPDELTTVRARGWYFSTDQKYLNVINSLDPPYAAYQGDVVGYDRRRAWYVSNTIEREIGDFTLTNATSYQKSLPGGFQVGLNLGAPLGIGVLNNGGDARSFVNELRLATNGAGPFKGVAGVYYQNARSLYTFNLTFPTLALNGRTITKTENAAVFSEVSYELFGGKVVPLVGLRYFKDHRSSDSVSNGVGVTSKATPDALTWRANLAINPSPNWMLFFNAGTGFRSGILQSKAQADAVIADGVPSSISLTPDKLRNLEVGTKGSLLDGALHVAVSLYDIKYTNIQSAFNTSIGLSAFANLGDGKAQGIDMELSWRTPLRGLTLNAIGNVNNSKFTRVLPAFSGADPRIANGLRLLNTPTHNFRLDATYEHDIGHAVLFATSSATFVGRSRLGDATVNEINPYELYQASIGVRFDRYEVRLFGDNLSDLRGPTSANGPTLLAGPRPRTIGVTFRLNTN
- a CDS encoding alpha/beta hydrolase, producing MQFTRRDLFWGAACLGTGLVAQSAGFTRALAQSGPDPVDLFDPELRKAARGMLRQTFPPPTRETLPAMRASWAPPPLLDAPAPSVALRTIPGPAGAPDVAVEVIGAKPSGAGRPAILHIHGGGMISGRARNMTAFCQMLSAEFDAVVVNVDYRLAPETPFPGPVLDNYAVLEWMAANAGPLGIDPARIAVMGESAGGGLAALVGLMARDRGKVRVCHLVMLYPMLDDRTGSTRTAPPHIGTVGWSAQANRFGWSCFLGVPAGSAKVPENSVPARVADVEGLASSFIGVGALDLFVEEDLDFARRLIAAGVPTRVHVTPGAFHAFDFVVPQARVSREFTQAWKSSLHAAFGAQA
- a CDS encoding alpha/beta hydrolase fold domain-containing protein → MLRAIVALLAFLQGPPLLHAQETAPPQVRVEDDGTVHVPAMTVPVSAMLSPEAKRYVADHLKAMQNPEQVRQNNGVPVFMEPYLTEAKSTFAYDMTERTLGGVRVFDYAPKAGIAAKNARRVLINLHGGGFMGCFPACAELESIPVAALGQVRVVSVDYRQGPAYRFPAASEDVAQVYRELLKSYPAANIGIYGCSAGGMLTGMATAWFQKHDLPRPGAVGIFCAGLTTSANGFGGDADYMTAAVGEARPAPKWPASTDAPWTALPYFAGADPKDPLVSPGSSDEVLRQFPPTLIITATRGFELSSAVKTHSRMVALGVDADLHVWEGLFHGFFYKPNMPESREAYDVMLKFFDKHLGQ
- a CDS encoding LacI family DNA-binding transcriptional regulator translates to MVSVKNLKEFAELAGVSTATASRALTGSGRVSDETRKRISALAEKLGYQPNIAARNLRTQRTMTIGVLVPLGHEALQHLSDPFFNTMTGFLADAFAENGYDMLLSRVLPRNDRWMDRFIASGRVDGIIVVGQSDQFHIIETVSRRYRPMVVWGGHSPGQHHCSIGSDNRLGGRLAAMHLVERGCRRIAYAGPVEGSEFGERIDGARMAVLEAGLPPLQELPTHFEPDAAYADVRQKLETLSEMPDGIVAGSDVTAISVIRALRDLGRRVPDDVRVIGYDGLPIGEHMSPPLSTIDQQLRHGAQLLTETLLRRIGGEETASQQIEPRLIVRGSS
- a CDS encoding carboxylesterase/lipase family protein, which translates into the protein MHGMAPDDGITTDPARVTAHTTGGRIRGYCQGGVLMFKGVPYAASTGGANRFQPPQPVKPWQGVRSTLHYGPIAPQDKGTGRFNDEEAFIFRWNDAVEDEDCLRLNLWTAGCDDARRPVLVWLHGGGFAAGSGHDIPAFDGENLARTGEAVVVTLNHRLNVLGFLDLSTWSEDLRDSANAGMLDIVAALRWVKDNIAEFGGDPARVTVFGQSGGGAKVSALMGMPAARGLFHRAAIFSGSFAQFNTPERAARLSALLLQELGVRKGDLAALQAMPYTSLRAAAERVAARINPSFDGFLDVRRLPQMLNFAPVVDGRTILADAVDPAIPRTTPDVPLIIGSTLNEFVTGINNPDANAMDAESLRARVETFAPGRAGPVVEAFRRATPDAAPFALWSRIATAPIRQAVIDQARRRIASGADAAYLFWFTWQTPILDGRPMAFHCLDIPFWFGNAGTCASMTGGGHEARQLAASMSGALLAFAATGSPDTDALPQWRAVSAGSFPSLRLDGSPRMDGESDAAERASLR
- a CDS encoding alpha/beta hydrolase, with amino-acid sequence MDFTRRTFGIAALGAAAAPAMLTAGAGQAVARSGIASTDSDGLAMVDPELREGAKLILSRPLPDPLDHKAILGMRAKAPPPPAALPSPAPAVELRRVPGAQGQPDVGVAVIGARRDGVLRPAVLHIHGGGFIVGRMEDTFPASQALAEELDCVVVEVDYRLSPETRFPGPLEDCHAALVWLHGNAEELGVDRDRIAIKGESAGGGLAAMLAIAARDRASVPLCFQVLIYPMLDDRTGSTRHVPPFIGTIGWNEAGNVVGWTSLLGQPAGMASVPPGAVPARVENLAGLPPAFIGVGAIDLFVDEDIAYAQALIRQGVPTQMLVVPGAYHGFDFIAPASRAARTFTASWKLALGAAFLKASGDRPGT